Below is a window of Phormidium ambiguum IAM M-71 DNA.
TATCTAACGCGCCAGAAAATTATCAGACTCGTATCCGGGAATTACTGAACCAAGAACAACAATATAATGATGTGTTTACCGCCCTAAATATTGCAGGGTTGGCGGATGCAGCAGTGGTGTATGTGCCAAAAAATCAACAGATTGAAACTCCAATTCATCTGTTATTTATTACTATGCCAGGTGAAACGCCAATTTTGGCGCAACCCCACTGTTTAATAGTTGCTGAATCTGGTAGTAGTGTCACTGTTGTTGAGGATTTTGCTGTTATCGGTAATGTTGCTACTTTCACCAATGCGGTAACACAAATTTGGTTAGGAGAAAACGCCGCTGTTAATCATATTCGCTTGCAGAGAGAGGGTAGGGAAGCGATTCATGTGGGGAGGAGTGCGATCGCACAATCCCGTGACAGTCGGTATACTTGTAATGCCATCAGTTTAGGTGGGAAAATCTCCCGTCATAACCTCGAAGTTTTCCAAACTGGCGAACAAACCGAAACTACAATTAACGGTTTAACAATGATTGCTGGCGAACAACTTTCCGACACCCACAGCGCCATCAATCTTACCAAACCTCACGGTACAACTCGCCAATTACATAAATGTATTGTTGCCGATAAAGCACACGCTGTTTTTAACGGAAAAGTCTTCGTTCCCCAAGCAGCACAACTCACCGATGCTGCACAATTAAATCGCAATTTGTTACTTTCCCCCAAAGCAAGAGTTGACACCAAACCTCAACTAGAAATCACCGCCGATAATGTCAAATGTTCGCACGGCGCAACAGTTAGTCAACTGGATGCAGAAGAAGTTTTCTACCTGCAAAGTCGCGGTTTAAACGAAAACGACTCCCGCAACCTTTTAATTAACGCCTTCGCTGCCGAAATCATCAACAAATTACCCATTACTTCACTCAGAAAAACCCTTTATTCAGTAGTGAAACAAATGGAAAGATAGACGGGGGAATTGAGGATGACAGGCAGGATGCCTGTCCTACGGGACTGGTGACTGGGGACTAGGAAATAACATATTTTATATCACCTCCTCACCAGTAACCTACAAAAACCATCTGTGTTCATCTGTGTTTATCTGTGGACATCTGTGGTTAAAAATCAAAACCTTCTGGCATCACCAGTAACTTACAAAAACCATCTGCGGTTAAAAAAACAATTATTCAAACCTCACCAAAAATGACAATCACAAAAGAAAGAACCCTCGCCGAAATAGTCCGTAAAGACTTCCCAATCTTACACCAAGAAGTCAACGGCAAACCATTAGTTTATCTCGACAACGCCGCTACCTCGCAAAAACCCTTAGCGGTACTCGACGCACTGCGAAATTACTACGAACAATACAACTCAAACGTGCATCGCGGAGTTCATACTTTAAGCGGAAAAGCTACCGACGCTTACGAAGGGGCGCGAGTAAAAATTGCCAAATTTGTTAACGCTAATTTACCCGAAGAAATCATTTACACGCGCAACGCTTCCGAAGCAATTAACTTAGTAGCTTATGCTTGGGGTTTAACTAACTTACAACGCGGAGATGAAATCATCCTCTCCGTTATGGAACATCACAGTAACTTAGTTCCCTGGCAATTAGTAGCTAAAACTACAGGTGCAGTATTAAAATTTGTCGAACTAACACCCACAGAAGAATTCGATTTAGAACAATATAAAACCCTAATTTCTGATAAAACTAAACTTGTTTCTCTAGTTCATGTTTCTAACACCTTGGGCTGCATCAATCCGGTTGAAGAAATCACCCAAATTGCTCATAAATATGGCGCAAAAGTATTAATTGATGCTTGCCAAAGTACACCACATCTGCCTATTGATGTTCAGAAAATTAATTGTGATTGGCTAGTAGCATCTGGACATAAAATGTGTGGGCCAACAGGTATCGGCTTCTTGTATGGTAAAGAAAAAATCCTGCGGGCAATGCCTCCCTTTTTGGGTGGTGGAGAAATGATTGCCGATGTGTTTTTAGATAATTCAACTTATGCGGATATTCCTCATAAATTTGAAGCGGGAACTCCGGCAATTGCGGAAGCAATTGGACTGGGTGCTGCTGTTGATTATCTATCTAATATTGGCATGGACAAAATTCATGCTTACGAATCGGAATTAACAGCTTATTTGTTTGAACAATTGCGCCAAATTCCCGAAATTAGAATTTATGGCCCTCAAGCTGATTCTACAGGAGGAAATAGAGCGGCACTCGCTTCTTTTACTGCGGGAGAAGTGCATCCTCATGACTTATCTACGATTTTAGATCAAGCTGGGATTGCGATTAGGGCTGGACATCATTGTACTCAACCTTTACACCGTTATTTGAAAGCTCAATCCACTGCGAGAGCGAGTTTGTATTTTTACAATACGAAGGAAGAGATTGATGTTTTTATTGTGGCGCTGAGGGAAGCGATCGAATTTTTTGGCGGAATTTTTGGGTAAAATCGTAGTCGGGCGGGTTTTGTTGAGAAATTGTTTTTGGGAATCATAGATTGTTTGCTAAACCCGCCCCTACAATTAGACAATCTATACCTTGATTTTATGGCTGAAGTAGTTGGAATTGCTAAAGCGATTACTAATTTAAATGTAGCTCATGAAAGGTTAATTTTAAATCCTAACTAATGATCTTTATGATGTTGTGATAGTGATTAAGAGAATTATGAGTTTAAGGAGTTAAAGAGAAATGGGAGGACTTTTTGGAAAACTGGTTCGTCAAGTAAAGAACTTGTTTTCATCAGAAAAAGTAGATAATTTAAATCATGCACTTGCTCAGGTACAACAACAATTATCCAATCTTCAGCAAGATTTAGAAAGTTTAACTAGGAATGTACCAAAACAGATTGAACAATCATTGCAAAAACAACTTTCTGATATAAATTCATCAAAAATAAACAGCTTGGAAAAGGATATTGTTCAAATCCAACAGCAAATAACGCATCTTCAGCAACAATTAGAATACCTCAGTGCAAATATACCAAATCAGACTGAAGAAATTCTGCATAAGTACTTAACTAATTCAAACTCAGTTACACTTAGCTCCCCACAAATCCAATTGAACAAGAAGATATTTGCTCCAACAGAAGAGATCCAAGTTTCTTTTTTGGCATTGTCAACTTATGCCAGTAATGCTTGGATAGGTATTATTCGTTCTGATATTCCTCATGGAAGCGAGAGCGTCAACGATCAACATGACCTAACTTTTCAGCACCTCAATGGGCGTACTTCAGGCTATTTAGTATTCAAAGCTCCGACACAAAAGGGTTCTTACGATTTCCGAATGCACGATACCGATAGCAACGGGCAAGAAGTATGTTTTGTCTCATTTGAGGTGCAATAAAACGCAAATAGCGATCGCTCTCTCTTCCTCTTCTCTTCGTGTCCTTCGCGTCTTCGCGGTTCAAAAAAAGATCGATCGTACCCCACAAACAAACAGAAAATAGGGAAATGCGATCGCTCAACCAAAAACCAGAATAAAAAATGCAATAATTCAGATAAAATCAGGGTAATTAACGCAAAAGGTAGGCGAAAACGCAAAATAATTTTGATGATTTAGCCGAATATAGACAGCGCCTTAGTTTGCCTCCTGCTGGTAGTGAAACAGACAAATCAACCATAGCCAAACTAGAAATAAGTGGTCAAAATTTCTTTGGTATTAACTCTGGAAGTAATCCTAATCCTCGGCAAATAACTTTTAATGTGAATCCGATTACCAAAACACACGCTGAGGCAGATGCTTTCCAACAAGCAGCAGATGTAGGAATTAGAGGAGGAAAAGCTCGTTTAATAGTCGATCGAGATCTTTGCGCTGCTTGCGGTATAAGAGGAGGTGTAAATTCTATGGCTTGGCAGTTAGGTATTGAAGAATTAGAAATTATTACTCCAAGCGTTAGTAAAACAATAGCTGTTAAACCCCCAAATAGAAGGAGGCAATAATGTTTGTTTCAAATCTCACCATAGAAAACTGGGTTGGGAATAAAGATGAAAGTACTGTTATTGAAAACCCCAGTTGGCAGGAAATAGAAACAGCGATTCTGGAATTAAATGGAAAGAGCAAAACTTTAGTGACATTAGGTGCAGATGAAGAAACTTATATGAGTATTGGCGGTGGTGAAGCGGGAAAGTATATCGTCAATGTGACTTTCGATAATATGAGTTTTTATAACTTGGTTAATTTTTCCAAATCCCAAGAAATAGAAACACTAGTTGTTGGTGGACAAGCCGGAGATTACCCTGCAAAAATGTGTGTTGATTTACAGATTGTTTTACTTGCAGCTAAAACATTTGCCGAATTAGGAAAACTTGAAGAGTCGGTTACTTGGGAAGAAGAAAAGACATTTGTAATGCTGTAAAAAAGTGTTCGGCAAATTCCTGGTTTATCTGCGATAAAAAAAGACTGATATACCAAAAAAGGAATAGCGATCGCTCTCTCTTCCTCTTCTCTTCGTGTCCTTCGTGTCTTCGCGGTTCAAAAAAAGATCGATCGTACCCCACAAACAAACAGAAAATAGGGAAATGCGTTGGCGTAGCCTGCCGTAGGCATATCGCCCTATCTTTCCTTTGCGTTCTTAGCGTTCTTTGCGGTTTAAAAAAAAGATCGATCGCCCAACCTCCACCCCAAGATAGATGCACAGAATATTACCACCAAAGATTGATTAAACTTATTATAAAAACCTGACACAATCACAAAAGAAACTATTTGTAAAAGCCAAACTAAAGTAATGATTAAATCTTGGATGGTGATTGGGGCGGTGACATTATTAATTGCACTAGGTAGTAATATAATTTTGCCCAAAGATGTCAAATGGTTTAAGCGGTTGCAGCGCCCCAAATGGCTAACTTTTGAAGCAGCTATTCCGATTATTTGGACAATAGTTTTTGTTTGTGGAGCTTGGTCAGCTTATATTGTATGGGAAACAGATCCAGGGAGCCAAAAAACATGGTGGTTAATGGGTTTTTACTTGTTGGTGGAAATTGCGATCGTCGCTTACAACCCAGTAATGTTAAGGCTCCATAGTTTAAAAGCAGGTACTATTGTTGGCGCTATTGGTTCCGTTTTAGGACTCATTTTAGCCATAACAGTTTGGTCTGTTTCCCCTTGGGCAAGTTTGTTGTTAGTTCCTTATGTAATTTGGAGTCCGATTGGAACTTTTACAACTTGGGAAATGATGCAACTCAATCCTGAAGATAGATAGCAATTAACTAGCGAAATTGCCTCATTAATATTGAGCGATCGCATTCCGGTTCTGATACCACAGGTTTACACAAAACTTGTGCATATTCCTTAGCAATAATCTCTAGTGTAAAGTTAGACTGGAAATACCGACGACCAGCTTTACCCAGTTGATTAGCTAACTGTTTATTAGCAGCTAAACGACTAACAAATTCAGCTAATCCAGTAGCATCACCGTTGCGAAAAGTTTTACCACATTTAGCTTCTTTTACTAGTTCGCAAAGGTAAGAATGCTCTTCACAAACTATTCCTACAGGACGACCAGCGGCTAAAATACCGTAGAGTTTACTGGGAGCAACTAATCCTTCCATTCCTTCACTCACACTAACTAAAGATAAGTCACAAGCAGTCAAAGAATAGGGAAGATATTGTTTATCTTGGTAAGGTAAAAATAAACAATTCTTTAATCCCAACGAAGCTACTTGTTCTTCACAAAGTTTTCGTTTTGCGCCACCACCAATAAAGACAAACTGAATTGGTTTATCTTGTAATTGTTGAGCGGCTTCCATGATAGTTTCCATATCATGACAGCGACCCATATTACCAGAATAAAGAACGGTGAATTTTTCTACCAGGTTATATTTATGAGCAAACCAGTTATCTTTTTTAGGTATGGGAACAATTAAATCGGGATTAGCCCAACTGTGAATTACGGTAATTTTGTCAGCTACTTCTGGACATTTGGCGACAATGCGTTCTTTCATTGTGGAACTAAGAACAATTATTCCTTTGGCATTTTTCCACACTTGTCTGTTAATGAAATTCCAGAATTTAACAACCCAATGGTGTCCAGGTACAACTTTTAACTCTACTGCTACATCAGGATACAAGTCGTAAAGTAAGCATACGTAAGGTAAACCAAAACAAAGATTAGCTAAGTAACCTAAAAGTGGTAAAAATGGAGGTGCGGTAGTGAGTAAGAGAATATCGCCGCGCCAACAAGTTTTTAGTAAATGAAAGGCGGATCTTAAACAGAATAATAAACCGTTGACGGCTTTGCCGCGAATTCTTTGCGGCCAAAGTCTGGCGGTGCGCGATCGTCTAATTAAAAGTTTATCTCTGCGTTCAATAGTGGGGGCTGATTCTTTTTTAAAGGCGTACCCTGGCTGTCCTGTAAAAACGTGAATGTGTAAACCTTGATGCCTTAACTGTGTGGATAATTCTTCAATAAGTTGCCCAGTTGGGGCATAATCTGGGGGGTAAAACTGGGTAATAATAGATAGTCTGACTGGGTGATGTGGTTTGGATGTATTTTCTTCCTTAATACCACTTGACTGAGGAGTTAACAATCTCTGTAATTTACTTTTCCCGTGGATGATTTCCATTGATGATGCCCTAAAGGTATTTGTGAAATCAAAACTAAAGGCTAATTTGTCGCCACTTCTTTCCGTATAGAGTTTATTTTTCCACAGTAAATTAGTGGACAAAAACATCCTACTGTGTAACTGCTCTTACGTACTTAAGAATCTAGGTTATGAGTTACACCTTATACCTCTACAAAACCTGTCTGGTGATTCCATATTTATGGCGACAATAGAGTATAAATTTTTGTGTGAGGAGAACGCTATAGTAGATTTACCACTGAATTTAATCACATAGCTACTGTCATTAGATCTTCTTCAATTAGGTAATTTTTGATTTGGTTTCGGTGTAATTGGAGAACTAAGGCGAGGCTGTGAGCGAGAACAGACCATTAGCTTCTGTAAACAAAGCTGCTGAAAAAGGTTTTGAGCTATGGCTTGGTTTCCTGGTACGGAAATATGCACGTAATCTCGATAGTAGGATTCTACGGTTGCAGGTGACAAGGTTGACCAAGCAGTATGAGTGTCAATGACGGGAACCTGAAGATAATTGAGGAACCGGAAAAACTCTGGTTTATACTTTGGCACACTAAATTTCGGTAATAGGTCGTTACTATTGGGTGTGAATAAAACAAAAACAGGTATCTTTTTACCACGAACCAGAGTAATTATCTCTTTAAAGTGCTGCATATTTTGTTGAAATTGCCGATCTGGACTGAGAGATATAGGAGATGATGCAAAATCTCCTGTGGGTATAATGTAACCTAATTTACTAGCTACAAGAGGCCAAATATAGCGATTCCAGGCATCTTGGGTTGCTAGCAATGGTGGATGGGTGGAAAAAGCCGGATGTTTTCCCACAACGGCACTAGTACTGGTAGGTTGTGTGAGGTCATGAGTACCAATTTGTAAAATTACTGCATCAGAGTTAAAAGTACCAAATTTTCGTAGATACCCTAATGAGTTTCCAATCCCCCAAGAACCAGCTGAGGCATTTAATACTTCGGCTGGATATCCAGATGCAGAAAGTTTTGCTTCAAATAATTCAGTAATAGTTTGGCTTTGGTCTGTAGGATTGCCACCATTCAGAACTGAGTCACCAATCATTAATATTCTCAGTTTGGTTGGCGGTTTTTTTAGTGTGATTGGTTCGGAGCGTTGTGAGTACTGATTGTACTGAATTTTTTTTCCCAGTCGGGTTAAATTTTGATTTGGTTTAAACCGATAACCAGTGGAAGAGTCAGCCTGTACTAATACTGGGTTTCCTAGTCCAATTACTGTTCTAAGTATCACCTCCGTGCCCACAAAAAGAGCAAGTACAGAACTAGCGATCCAGTACTTTGCAGGTATTTTCATGT
It encodes the following:
- the sufD gene encoding Fe-S cluster assembly protein SufD translates to MIAQVANRESFLPKLVNQYRKLEKDKHESCAYGLKDLRDAAAEYLLGAKFPTTKDEEWRFTDISPLLEIPLQVPELTQEPNLAFSSLSLPVSSDDELPLRVVFVNGYYAPHLSTMETSFSSLEFFVGNLSNAPENYQTRIRELLNQEQQYNDVFTALNIAGLADAAVVYVPKNQQIETPIHLLFITMPGETPILAQPHCLIVAESGSSVTVVEDFAVIGNVATFTNAVTQIWLGENAAVNHIRLQREGREAIHVGRSAIAQSRDSRYTCNAISLGGKISRHNLEVFQTGEQTETTINGLTMIAGEQLSDTHSAINLTKPHGTTRQLHKCIVADKAHAVFNGKVFVPQAAQLTDAAQLNRNLLLSPKARVDTKPQLEITADNVKCSHGATVSQLDAEEVFYLQSRGLNENDSRNLLINAFAAEIINKLPITSLRKTLYSVVKQMER
- a CDS encoding SufS family cysteine desulfurase; this encodes MTITKERTLAEIVRKDFPILHQEVNGKPLVYLDNAATSQKPLAVLDALRNYYEQYNSNVHRGVHTLSGKATDAYEGARVKIAKFVNANLPEEIIYTRNASEAINLVAYAWGLTNLQRGDEIILSVMEHHSNLVPWQLVAKTTGAVLKFVELTPTEEFDLEQYKTLISDKTKLVSLVHVSNTLGCINPVEEITQIAHKYGAKVLIDACQSTPHLPIDVQKINCDWLVASGHKMCGPTGIGFLYGKEKILRAMPPFLGGGEMIADVFLDNSTYADIPHKFEAGTPAIAEAIGLGAAVDYLSNIGMDKIHAYESELTAYLFEQLRQIPEIRIYGPQADSTGGNRAALASFTAGEVHPHDLSTILDQAGIAIRAGHHCTQPLHRYLKAQSTARASLYFYNTKEEIDVFIVALREAIEFFGGIFG
- a CDS encoding Imm1 family immunity protein produces the protein MFVSNLTIENWVGNKDESTVIENPSWQEIETAILELNGKSKTLVTLGADEETYMSIGGGEAGKYIVNVTFDNMSFYNLVNFSKSQEIETLVVGGQAGDYPAKMCVDLQIVLLAAKTFAELGKLEESVTWEEEKTFVML
- a CDS encoding TspO/MBR family protein — translated: MIKSWMVIGAVTLLIALGSNIILPKDVKWFKRLQRPKWLTFEAAIPIIWTIVFVCGAWSAYIVWETDPGSQKTWWLMGFYLLVEIAIVAYNPVMLRLHSLKAGTIVGAIGSVLGLILAITVWSVSPWASLLLVPYVIWSPIGTFTTWEMMQLNPEDR
- a CDS encoding SGNH/GDSL hydrolase family protein, with the translated sequence MKIPAKYWIASSVLALFVGTEVILRTVIGLGNPVLVQADSSTGYRFKPNQNLTRLGKKIQYNQYSQRSEPITLKKPPTKLRILMIGDSVLNGGNPTDQSQTITELFEAKLSASGYPAEVLNASAGSWGIGNSLGYLRKFGTFNSDAVILQIGTHDLTQPTSTSAVVGKHPAFSTHPPLLATQDAWNRYIWPLVASKLGYIIPTGDFASSPISLSPDRQFQQNMQHFKEIITLVRGKKIPVFVLFTPNSNDLLPKFSVPKYKPEFFRFLNYLQVPVIDTHTAWSTLSPATVESYYRDYVHISVPGNQAIAQNLFQQLCLQKLMVCSRSQPRLSSPITPKPNQKLPN